One Flavobacteriales bacterium genomic region harbors:
- a CDS encoding PKD domain-containing protein: MKKLFTIIASVLSSGALLQAQTTHQVSVTSNVFTPADLTIEIGDIVEWNCTQGSHNVDGTQTVFPSNPESFGNSVAPATWTYSHTFNTSGFYNYQCDPHAGLGMTGTITVTCTDPLPDFSTSITDYTVDFTDATVSPTSTSTLWDFGDGNISTQAEPQHTYVATGNYTVCQTVTNSCSTDSTCHHVNIV; the protein is encoded by the coding sequence ATGAAAAAGCTCTTTACCATCATCGCTTCCGTCCTTAGTTCGGGAGCTCTACTTCAGGCTCAGACAACCCATCAGGTTTCGGTTACAAGTAATGTTTTTACGCCTGCCGATCTGACGATCGAGATTGGCGACATTGTAGAATGGAACTGCACGCAGGGTTCGCACAACGTTGATGGAACGCAAACTGTTTTTCCCTCAAACCCAGAGTCTTTCGGTAATAGCGTTGCTCCTGCAACATGGACGTACTCCCACACCTTCAACACCTCGGGGTTCTACAATTACCAATGTGATCCACATGCTGGGTTGGGCATGACCGGGACGATCACCGTCACCTGCACCGACCCGCTACCTGATTTCTCAACCTCCATCACCGATTACACGGTCGATTTCACGGATGCGACCGTCTCGCCCACTTCCACAAGCACGCTTTGGGATTTCGGAGATGGGAACATCAGTACGCAGGCCGAACCGCAGCACACGTATGTGGCTACGGGCAACTACACCGTCTGCCAGACGGTCACCAACAGTTGCAGCACCGATTCCACTTGCCACCACGTGAACATCGTCTG